Proteins encoded together in one Sphingobium sp. MI1205 window:
- a CDS encoding SDR family NAD(P)-dependent oxidoreductase, protein MVQRTQARTNGPRIDMGGRIAFVTGAASGIGRQTARDLAEAGAMVFAVDRASSGCLETCAAFPDRMSYLPCDVTKLSSVRAALDAVWQEHGALDILINCAGVYSMQQMMDITEAEYDRVLSINLKGLFFVSQIAARYMVKAGRGGAIVNIASAAARRPSIGSMVYSASKAAVISLTQGMAQELAAHDIRVNAIAPGAVETPMWDAVKSAYREGETGDGPTIETAMRSVTPLGRLCRPQDCAHAILYLCTEQSAFVTGQTLNVDGGMYFN, encoded by the coding sequence ATGGTGCAGAGAACGCAAGCCCGGACAAACGGACCCCGCATTGACATGGGCGGCAGGATTGCGTTCGTGACGGGAGCTGCCAGTGGGATCGGCCGTCAGACGGCAAGGGATTTGGCCGAGGCCGGGGCGATGGTCTTCGCCGTCGACAGAGCGAGTAGCGGTTGCCTGGAAACCTGCGCAGCATTCCCTGACAGGATGTCTTACCTGCCCTGCGATGTCACAAAGCTATCGAGCGTTCGGGCGGCACTCGACGCGGTCTGGCAGGAGCACGGCGCTCTCGACATATTGATCAATTGCGCCGGCGTTTATTCGATGCAGCAGATGATGGATATCACCGAGGCCGAATATGACCGTGTCCTGTCGATCAACCTGAAAGGTCTCTTCTTTGTCAGCCAGATCGCCGCACGCTACATGGTCAAGGCGGGCCGAGGCGGAGCAATCGTCAATATCGCCTCGGCAGCCGCTCGCAGACCTTCGATCGGCTCCATGGTCTATTCGGCGAGCAAGGCGGCTGTCATCAGTTTGACGCAAGGGATGGCGCAGGAGCTGGCTGCACACGACATACGCGTGAATGCGATTGCGCCTGGCGCTGTCGAAACACCCATGTGGGACGCGGTCAAGAGTGCCTATCGAGAGGGCGAGACTGGCGACGGTCCGACGATCGAAACGGCCATGCGTAGCGTAACGCCTCTCGGGCGCCTCTGCCGCCCGCAAGACTGTGCTCACGCAATTCTTTATCTCTGCACGGAGCAGAGTGCGTTCGTCACAGGCCAGACGCTGAACGTCGATGGCGGCATGTATTTCAACTGA